Genomic DNA from Salvia miltiorrhiza cultivar Shanhuang (shh) chromosome 1, IMPLAD_Smil_shh, whole genome shotgun sequence:
ATGCAGAAGGGCAACCCTTTGCTAAAGCATATAAGGAATGTTCGATGGGTTTTCGCTGATGTTGTTTGCGACTACTTGTTGGGCCAAAATGCTTGTGCGCTTTATTTGAGGTTTGAAGTCAAGTGCAATTTCATCGATGTTTATATGTTGGGAATCAAGTACATTTCCTATGGCATGGTTTGACAGCACTCTTATTCCGATGTAGCCACTATTATGATCATAGAAACATGTGTTTTGGCACAGGCTCTTGAGATAACAATATCTTGACACCATCATATTGAAATACACCTATTTGATCTAACTGAAATCTTGAGAAAGGACCTTTAACAACGCCTCTGTGCAACAATGAGGACCGTAAACCTAACTTGGCCACTTCCTTTTGCCTTGGGTTTATTTTTTATCTGCAAAATCTTGGTTAACTAGTACTTTTTGGCTTCCAAAGACCAGAATTTGAACgaaagtaaatttataatttgataCCCAGAAAGCAAGATATAATATCATTAACAaactgagaaaaaaaaaacggcaTTTTGTTATACTATGGTTATATATATGAAGGGTTTGATGGGGATGCTAAAAGCATCTTGATTATGTCCCTTTCTCTAACTGTTctgaatattaagcacttcctAATTTTGCTTGTgggaaattgaacaaaattctatgagagagagagagagtatgttTTATTGCTCAGAAAATGTTGTTGAGAAGTTACAAGGAAGCAATGTGTTTCATAGAAATGAAAATACCTGGAAGGCAAAATGTGACATGCTTAGCCTGTCAGGCATATTTGTATTACTTTGTTCTGCTAATGTGACACATATTCCAGCTTTCAACCTAGATTATTAATGTTTCATTATTCTAGGACTTAAAGCCAAGTCTGGTGATTTATGCTGCTCTAGATGATGAGAATGTCTTCCCTCGTCCATTTTCATTTTGCTGTTATGTGCATTTGACCAATGTTCAGAAAATTAAGAGGTTATATCCCTTATCAATGGATTTTGATACTTTTAGTCCTCATTGCATATTGTTAGAATCAAGCCTACATGTTAGCATATCTTTCCATTGTTCATTCAGTTAGTATAGTGATCCTCTTATATAATCAGGATTTGTTCTCTTGTCTTGTTCAGTCTTCGCTATCATCTTCTACATCCAGATTATCTGTATTTTCGGATAAGGGAACTGCAAAAGAATTTCAAGCTTCGCGTCGTATTATGCCATGTTGATGTGGTAAGCCTCTGATATTATCTTATACAAATTTTGAACTAAATTTTCATATGGGGTCTCTGATTTTCTCCCCTGTGGGTACTAGGAAGATGTTGTTAAGCCTCTACTTGAAGTCACAAAAACGGCACTACTCCATGACTGCACTCTTTTATGTGCTTGGAGGTATCTTTTCTGTGTCTGGTGCCTATGTTACAATGAAAATTATTACTTCATCAACGTTTATTTTTCGGAGTTGAAAAAGAATTGTCATTGAATAAATTGGTTTTTGAAACTCGAAAACTGCTAATGCCCTTGCCCCTTTCTTTTTACCCTTTCTTATGTAATTTGTTTCACGTTACCCGACtggtttttttccttttctttattTAGCTTGGAAGAGTGTGGTCGGTACCTGGAGACCATTAAAGTTTATGAAAACAAACCTGCCGATCTCATTCAGGGACAGATGGATATGGACTACATTTCACGGGTATGGCTCATTTCATTGATAGTTTATTAGCTTTCGTAGTTAGGAAGCTTATGACATTCGACAAACTGTGTACTGCTGATTAACATAATATAACCGATACTAATGTCCTGTTCTGTTATAGTTAAACCATGCACTCACATCAATCCGGCAGCGTTTGCCAAGTACTCCGGCACCAGGGGAAGCAAAAGGAAGGCCGCGGTGCAGGCGGAAACGGAGGAGGATGCAGCCGACACCCGACGAGCCAACGACGGTGAAGAAGGTACGAGATGAGTCTTTTCACTCAGTTATGAGATGGAGTTACTATAGAAGCTTTCTTCAAGTTATCATAAATCACACCTGAAAAGAGGTCGTTTAGGTTGTTTGTAATCTTTGCAAGAAAGGCTAATGTATTCCAAAAAAAGGTAAAATAATTATTCCTTACAACATTGAAATGCATTGCaattagggctgtaaacgagtcaAGCTCCTAGATCTCGAGATGTTGATGATACTCAGCTCAGTAGCTGGTGGGCTCATTAAGTGAGTTAACTTGAAAATACGTGATTATTAATTTTGGGACAATTCgatctttttatattataattagtaatgagaatatataataattcatcATTGAATTTTCTCATTCTTTGAATATTTCATGTTGGTGATATTGTAcgttatactccctctgttcaccaattcgtgtcctaattTGCCATTTTTGtctgtccaccaattcgtgtttttatttttagtaactatttccTTAATtactacccttatattttacACTTATTTACACATATGCCATTGTGATACCCATCACTTTTAATCTTAAAAAATGTCATTAGTCAACTATACGTATTAATTGTGGGTTCCTTTCTtcattcaacaaataaataatacacttttttttaaaactcgtgtgaTCGTGTCCCTTTCAGTCTTTCTcttaggacacgaattggtgaacggagggagtaagaatTTAGTAtcaaaatgtgaaaaatgaaaagaaaaaaatgtatccAAATATCTGACAGAATAAATGTATATACTGCCATTAAATGTGTGATCAGGAAGGGCAATTCTGACTGAATGGAAAATTCAGAACCAGGcctttaagagagagagagagattgttcAGAATCACATAAGTCGTTTCAGGAAGGGCAATTCTGACTGAATGGAAAATTCAGAACCAGGcctttaagagagagagagagattgttcAGAATCACATAAGTCGTTTTTTGGACTTGGTAAAAAATATtggattatactccctccgtcccattaattgagattttcacaaagattaagaaaaatcattgaaaatgaaaatatataagtaaacttcctaatatgcccatatttattaagAGTAATATATGTGTACGGATCTAGGTTCATAACCACGATAGGTAAAATTTACCTACAAATTAACTACTAGTATATACTTCATGAGATTTGTACTTTTACTTTTTATCTTTATAGTATATTTTAGctttttcattattttgttggtgttttattaatatataatctCACTTTAAGTCCTCTTCAGATTTTCTTGTACAATTTCTTGAAATTGTTAGGACCATAACTtgctttaattaaattcaaaactttataaaatatttcatgtcTTGGAGCCTTCTTCGGGAAATTCTAATAGCTTTAAGGGCTCGCTTGCTATGCAGTATGGAATAATGTATGATATCTTTGACTGTGATGTTtattaatttactatatatcaatatatatcaTGTGATACAGAATCAACAATATAATATATGGATTGTAGATAACAGACtacattaatttataaagatgtttgattttttaaaGCAAACAACATATTAGGATGAGCCCTAAATGATATAGTATGCCGTGTGTCGTGtcgaaattttaatattttttagggttttgtaCAAAAATTAACAACTAATTATTGACCATTTTGCTATTATGGACGGGAGaattacattttattatttaaaaacatGTTTTGACAGGCTAAAtcacatttttatatataaaatcagaagaagaaaaaatacaaaacagtACTACAATTTAATTACAATAATTCAAAAAATTGCCTACACGATGACAGGGACTAGTGATCAAAGATTAATTATACAAGTTCAAATTATACCAACAAATTATGCTTTGAGTAGCATGGGTGCATTTATATAGTCttgaaaaaaagttaaaaaaaagaGTTATTGTGATATTAAGTTGGGAGACATAACGAAACCAGCAACTTTCTCTAAATTGTTTTTGCTTGTAAGTTAGGAAACGATGCATAAATGCATTAATATTTGACAACTCATCTAAAACAAGGGACTCCCCTCCATTAACTCTTACACATTCGTACTACAAAGTTGAAATCAATTTTTAGACCAACACTCAATTAATTACATTAGTCACCCCCTTcagtcatttttatttatttatttatttttgtaggaCTTGTTAAATTATAGTCCAATTTTTGACAACATGGAAACttttaaccaaaaataaaaagtattataaatataatctaTATTTATCTCTGTTGTTCACTTAATAGGTCGGGTCACAATTTTGGTTCAACTTTAGAGAGTTTTCGTTGGTTTTTCagcatttaaagaaaaaaaaatcgatttttgtAGGCATTTTATCCGTTTTGATGTCTGTTTCTTGAAGATCACACGTTAATTGGCCGGAAATTTTTACTTGTGTTGTGTGCGTGCCTTGGCCAAGTGTAACGTGGTTAATGCTTGAGGTCAAACGTCTCAATTTGAATCCATTGTCACATAatgttttaaaatatttgtttctCCTGCTAGAAAAGATGAACTTGGACTATTAAATAAACAACATATACAAatacaatttatatataatattttaagttCACATTTTTTGAGctataatttaagaatatttcttttttaatttacaaaaaacGGTGTGGGAcgaaaaaatcaaatatgacATTAGACTTGAATTTAAAATTATCGGCCTTAAACATTAACAACACTACTACTGAATCAACACACGTGCGCAGACTTCTCTCTTAACACAAGAGTTTTCACCGCTTAAATGTTCCCGAACAAATAAAAAGTCACCCCTCCACCAAACTCCAAACTATAAAACCAAACACACTACTAACTAACCAACCCcatcacccccccccccccaaacatTAACAACACTACTACTGAATCAACAAGCGCACACAGACTTCTCTCTTAAGACAAGAGTTTTCACCGCTTGAATGTTCCCGAACAAATAAAAAGTCACCCCCCCCCCCATCAAACTCCAAAACACACTACTAACTAACCAACCCCATCACCCCCCTCGCCCAACATTAACAACACTACTGCTGAATCAACACACGCACGTAGACTTCTCTCTTAAGACAAGAGTTTTCACCGCTTGAATGTTCCTGAACAAATAAAAAGTCACCCCCTCCATCAAACTCCAAACTATAAAACCAAACACACTACTAACTAACCAACCCCatcaccccccaccccccaatggAAACCCCTACaaccctcctcctcctcttcctctctctcctcctcaCACTCACCTTCCTCCTCAAGCGCAAGCACTCCACCACCTGCTACATGCTCAACTACGAGTGCTACAAACCCTCCGACCACCTCAAACTCGACACCGAGGCCTCGTGCCGCGTCGTCCTCCGCAACACGAACCTCGGGTGGGAGCAATACAAGTTCCTCCTCAAGACCATCGTCAGCTCCGGCCTCGGCGAGGAGACCCACAGCCCCGCCAACGTCGTCGCCGGCCGAGAAGCCGACCCGTCCCTCCCCGACTCCCTCCAAGAGCTCGACCACATCTTCTTCCAAACCCTAGACAACCTCTTCGCCAAATCCCGAGTCTCGCCGCGGGAGATCGACATCCTCGTCGTCAACGTCTCGCTGCTCTCGCCGGCTCCCTCTCTATCGTCTCGAATCATCAACCGCTACGGAATGCGCTCCGACGTCAAGGCCTTCAACCTCTCCGGCATGGGCTGCAGCGCCAGCCTCGTCGCCGTCGACCTCGTCCGTCAGCTCTTCAAGACGTATCGGAATAGGCTCGCCGTCGTCGTCAGCACCGAGTCCCTCGGCCCCAACTGGTACGACGACTGT
This window encodes:
- the LOC131014044 gene encoding DNA excision repair protein ERCC-1-like — encoded protein: MENRGDPEQQKQNNASFVVKIPSYEEVVESSQPKSQSLFKPSSSFSQAFNFIKNTEFYTTPPSAPLAQSSKDAPSSSQGSYPRQTIQSEAPSTSVSSAGANRNAIIVSHRQKGNPLLKHIRNVRWVFADVVCDYLLGQNACALYLSLRYHLLHPDYLYFRIRELQKNFKLRVVLCHVDVEDVVKPLLEVTKTALLHDCTLLCAWSLEECGRYLETIKVYENKPADLIQGQMDMDYISRLNHALTSIRQRLPSTPAPGEAKGRPRCRRKRRRMQPTPDEPTTVKKGCKRVKLLDLEMLMILSSVAGGLIK